The Penaeus monodon isolate SGIC_2016 chromosome 6, NSTDA_Pmon_1, whole genome shotgun sequence genomic sequence cctatttccctttctccttttctctctccttcttcctttacttttcctcttcctttctctctcttcttcctccttcctagtccttctctttctttcctctccatctccctcttccctctccctcccccttttctcccccactcccttttctccttttctctctccttcttcctttacctttcctcttccttcctctctcttctccctccttactagttcttttctttcttttctctccatctccctcttccctatccctcccccttttctccctcacccaccctcttctcccccaccggAAATTTACGTCGCTTGGAAGTTGGAGGTACAAGTTAAAGCGGATCCAATCTTCGGCGCCCGCGTGCACCCTCGCGTCCTCACGGCTCCGCCGGCTGTGATTCCTTCCGCCCTCTGCTATAGCGTTTTGTCCTGtgccgcccttcccctcctcctcctcctcctcctcctctcctccctcctcctcctcctcctcctcctcctcctcctcctcctcctcctcctcctcctcctcctcctcctcaccctcctctgcctcctcctcctcctcctcctcatcatcatcatcatcatcatcatcatcatcatcatcatcatcatcatcatcatcatcatcatcatcatcatcatcatcatcatcatcatttcctcatcctcatcctccttctcctcctcttccttttcctcctcctcctcctcgccctcctcctcctcctccttctcctcctcctcctcaccctcctcctcaccctcctcctcttcctcctcctcttcctcctcctccttctactcctcctcctcctcctcctcttctcctcctcctcctcctcctcctcctcctcctcctcctcctcctcctcctccctcctcctcctcctcctcctcctcctcctcctcctcgccctcctcctcctcctcctcctcgccctcctcctcctcctcctcctcctcctcctcctcctcctcctcctcctcctcctccatcttcttcttcttcttcttcttcttcttcttcttctccctcctcctcctcttcctcctccttctccttctctttctcttttttctgcttcctcctccttcttcccgtccttctcttctttctcatccttttctcatatccctctccatccctgtctttattatttccttactcgttttcctcttctttttcttgtgatTTCGATTCAcgttcccctttctttccttcttccttgacTCTCTCCTTCTAgttattccctctcctttttcctcttcatcttcacgaACCTTTTGTTGCGTCTGCAtcgcccgctccccccccccccctctctctctctctctggcagttcctccatctcctcctttatcttcctcctgcTTTTTGTCTTCCAAATCTGCCAAACCTCTTTTTCATCCTCTGCTCCCttctcgtcccttcctccctccccccccactccctgaCTTGATGACGTCATTCCCCTCCATTAGGACTCGCTTTTTCCCTTCGGCGTGACGTCACCGCTCGCACCACACGCGTCAGAGGGTCGTGTTCCTCTTTAACGCGGCGTGGTCGACCAAGGGCAGTGTCGGAATGGCGCgcagggagcgagagggaagaggaagggcacGGAATCAGACAGGGTGACAGtgcggaaagagagggagagggagagagagcgagagagagagagaggagagaggagcggataCGGATTCGGACAGAGTGTGAGAATGGAGAacacgaggggaaaaaatgaaaacatgtggATTCCATTCTCTGACTAGAGTGGCAGAGACACGATCTACTTTTTTTATGAGAACATTGTTGATTCAGTGTAAGAACGAAATTAAATAATCTCAGATTCTAAGAGATGATTTTATAAGTATGGTGAACAAAATCTTCTGGGTATTGCatgtcaaggaaaaaaaataaatagacgtgtgtgtgtgtgtgtgtgtctgtgtgtgtgtgtgtgtgtgtgtgcgtgcgtgcgtgcgtgcgtgcgtgcgtgcgtgcgtgcgtgcgtgcgtgcgtgcgtgcgtgcgtgcgtgcgtgcgtgcgtgcgtgcgtgcgtacgtgcgtgcgtgtgtgtgtttgtgtgtccgtgtgtgtgtgcacatgtgtgtccGTACGTTTTATCCATGTGTACACACGGAATCCTGACGTCAGACATCATAATTATGacattgcaatattatcatattatcaatattatcattactcaaaAATACCATAACTACCACGAGCTGAGCTAAGGTCAAATAATTTAGCTCATGTTGTCGCCATTGTGCTCCGCCAGTTTGGACAGCTGTGACATTTTAACACATTTtacaacatataaaaaagtaaattcacTCTTCACAATAAGACTACGAATAGAATATGAAAACAagtgttaataatactaatgatacatgataatagtaatataagcaATCGCACCATAATCTCCCGAGTGTTAAGAAGTCGCTTGGATCTAAACATGTAGATAGTAGGACCTTGGAAACAATTTACGTATGAAAATGAAGTTATATTCACTCAATCGTTAATGCATATATGCTAAACAAAGATGGCTGCTCCACCAAAATAACGAAGACTGTATCCCATTATCAAATTGTAACATGACATGAATATTCATTATACGTTGATATGAATAGAGTTAAAGGGGCCCAATGCTTGGGAATCTTGAGCCATAGCACATATTGGtccatgcataaatatgtgtctgatatatatatatatatatatatatatatatatatatatatatatatatatatatatatatatatatatatattatatatatatatatatatataatatatatatatatatatatatatatctatagatatatatatatatatatgcatatatatatatatatatatatacacacacacacacacacacacacacacacacacacacacacacacacacacacacacacacacacacacacacacacacacacacacaaacacacacacacacacacatacacacatacacacacacacacacacacacaccacacacacacacacacacacacacacatatatatatatatacatatatatatatatatatatatatatatataatatatatatatatatatatacatatttatgtatatatccatatatgtatatatgtataaatgtatgcatatatatatatatatatatatatatatatatatatatatatatatatatattatatatatatatatatatatgcatgtgtgtggagtgtgtgtgtgtgtgtgtgtgtgtgtgtgtgtgtgtgtgtgtgtgtgtgtgtgtgtgtgtgtgtgtatgtgtggtggtgtgtgtgtgttgtgtgtgtggtgtgtgtgtgtgtgtgtgtgtgtgtgtgtgtgtgtgtgtgtgttatatatatgtatttatttatttatttatttatttattatatatacatatataaatagctgGAGAGATtgctagatatagataaagatatagatagatagatagatatagatagacagatagatatagatagatagacaggtaggtagattgttagataattagataatgtgtgtatatctgtttatatatgcatatatgtacatatatatacatatttatatatgtgtgtgtattcgtctctgatacataaactcacacacacacacacacacatacacacacacacacacacacacacacacacacacacacatacatacatacatatatatatatatatatatatatatatatatatatatatatatatatatatatatatatatacatacatacatacatacatacatacatacatatatatattatatatacatatatatatatatatatatatatatatatatatatatatatatatatatatatatatatgtgtgtgtgtgtgtgtgtgtggtgtgtgtgtgtgtgtgtgtgtgtgtgttgtgtgtgtgtgtgtggtgtgtgtgtgtgtgtgtgcgtgtgtgcgtgtgtgcgtgtgtgtgtgtgtgtgtgtggtgtgtgtgtgtgtgtgtgtgtgtggtgtgtgtgtgtgtgtgtgtgtgtgtgtgcatatatatatatatatatatatatatatatatatatatatatatatatatatatatatatatatatatattattatatatatatatatatatatatatatatattatatatatatatatatatatgtatatatatatatatatctgtgtgtgtatgtgtgtgtgtgtgtgtgtgtgtgtgtgtgtgtgtgtgtgtgtagtagtagtatgtatgtatgtatgtatgtatgtatgtatgtatgtatgtatgtatgtgtctatgtatgtatgtatgtatgcatgtatgtatgtatgtatgtatgtatgtatgtatgtatgtatgtatgtatgtatgtatgtatgtatgtatgtatgtatgtatgtatgtatgtatgtatgtatgtatgtatatatatatatatatatatatatatatatttagttatacatatatagacagatagagagacagatagatagctatagataaagatatagatagatagatagatatagatagatagatagatatagatagatagatagatatagatagatagatagaaagatatagatagaagatagatatagatagataagatagatagataaatagatatagatagatagacagatttgtgtgtataaaaaatatatatgtatgtatgtatgtatgtatatatacatacatatatatatatatatatatatatatatatatatatattatatatatatatatatatatgtgtgtgtgtgtgtgtgtgtgtgtgtgtgtgtgtgtgtgtgtgtgtgtcgcataaGTTGACCCCTAAATAAAAGCCCTActgtatgaaaaaaaactaaggtaTCTCATAAACAGTTATAAAGAGTTATTGTAAGACACTTTCCTTCTAAAATACTTTAGTCGCAAGTGAGTTCTAACACACAGAGAACCAGCTTACTTTGTGACTTAAGTCATTTTAACAGCATGAGATTCAGAATGAGCTGCTAGTTACGGGAAGTGGTGAGcaagcacacataaatatacatgcagacacacacacacacacatacacacataaacacacacacacacacacacacacgcacacacacacacacacacacacacacacacacaacacacacataaacaaacacacacacaaacccacacacacacacacaaaacacacacacacacacacacacacaacacacacacacacacacacacacacgcgcgcgcgcgcgcgcatacacacacacacagacacacacgcatatagttTCTTCTAGCCCTCGAACACAATTTCTGAAACCGACCCTGTTGTCTTTGCAGCCGACGCTCTGCTGTGCTGGGAGTGCAACAGCGCGTTCGACCCACGGTGCAGCGAGGACAACTTCGACCCCTACACGCTGGCAACCGTCGACTGCGACCAACTAGAGCTCGAGCACTTGCAAGGCATGGTGGCCACCTCCTGCAGGAAGATCACCCAAATCAGTAAGTGAATCGGGTCGGGCCGGGATGCTGGGAGACAGGCGGGACGAGTCAGCGGGTcggtatataaatgtgtgtgtgtgtgtgtgtgtgtgtgtgtgtgtgtgtgtgtgtgtgtgtgtgtgtgtgtgtgtgtgtgtgtgtgtgtgtgtgtgtgtgtgtgtgtgtgtgtgtgtgtgtgtgtgtgtgtgtgtgtgtgtgtgtgtgtatgtgtttgtatatgcatgcgtTCGTTTGCtatatttgtttctatatttgtgcatgtatgtgcgtgtggccGCGCCCTCAGTTTACCACGAATGTCCCTGACCTTCAACCTGCTCTCCCCGCAGTCGGCGACCACCAGAGGACCATCCGCGGCTGCGGATGGATCGAGGAGCAAAGGGACGACTGTTACAGCAGGACAGGGACCAAGGACATCGTCATCACCTACTGCCACTGCAACGAGGACAACTGCAACTCAGGTCACTCCGTCATGGCCTCGCTGGGTCTGGCCACACTACTCTTGGTCTTAACGAAGATCTTTTAGGCTGCCATGAAAGCTGGCATTCTTGTCAGTGGGTCCAGATGATGaaagattgatttttttctttattataattggcAACAGTATTAATCTTTAATTATCGGTAGTTTTAATCTTTACAGATATAGGTAAAGAGTAGAATGTAAAATAGATGAAATTCTGAACTTAAACATGCCATAATTCCGTTTGATTATTTAGATAGCTAAAATAACTCCACTATTTGTAACGcttattttacgaaaaaaaacatcagcATACTAAATACCATGGAACTTATTTTTAAAAGACGTAATTAGTCGAGTGTTGAGAAGCCCATTTTTGTCTGGGTAAGAGTAACTAGTCGAGCCTCTGCCTTGCACGGACAGTGGAGAAAGCATTTGTTCCACACTGCCTTTTGCACCTGTTAAACAAACGCCAAAACTGTGAATTTACAATTGCTCCTAGGTGACCTGAAGTTTACCTTCGATCACTATACACAATCAGTTTTGAATCAAGTAGAAGTACATCttttgaaaagatatataaaataatcaatttGCAGCACTTTAGAACctgtttctctctcatatttGTTTCCTTAAGAATCCTGGATCACTGTCGGGTAACTTCTAGTAAAATTTGCATCTGAAATGTATCAATAAGTCACTTTAAGAAAATCAAAATGTACATGAAGTTCAAGTTACCTCTCTGTGATTCCGCAATAACTACTTAGATCCTGAGTGTTCACTCAGAATTTGCATTCTCACAGACATGTTCGTGGGAGTGACTAAAACAGTCACAAGTGTAGCATAATGTGTACATAGATCAGCAATTTCGCGCTCTCTCTCATTTGCTTTCAAGTGAAACTCTGCCTTGTAAAATGCAAGTTCAAATTTTGCTTAGTGATGTAGGTACATCCTTATGTGGAAGGATGATGCCCAATGGTGTGACTGTTAGTTTCTCAACAAACTCCTATTTTGAGTCTGGGTAGAAAGAGCCACCATTGTTACTGGCGCAGCAGTTGGTGTGTACAGATCTACTGGTATCAGCCATTGCCTTACTTCTACACTTTAATTGACTGATTACTGTGTTTTGTACATTGCCATATGTCCAACACAATACTTTCTGTTGGTTCGTATTAACATGTATGGAAGAAAGTTAGCATGCAAGTTTTTACCTGTCCTTCAAGTCGACTGTTGTCTAAGATGTTATATGAATTTAACAATAAATTAATGTCTGTGAAATTGAAATGAGTAGTACTGATGTTTGCTCTCTATTTCTCCTGTTTCAAGTAACTTGTTTGTGAATGTAAGTAGAAACTTTTGATTAATATTTAGATCAATCCCCATGTCCTCAACAGTTGAACAATGGTATAAACTATCAATACGGATCTCAAATCACTTCCATATTTGAAAAGCAGTTTTATTCTTAGTGCACGTTACCCACAGATTACATTATGATGTGGATATGCAGGTCACACAcaacaaatgtataaataaagcCTACTCAAACCCTGCTCATAAATACCCAAGTTTAGATTTAGAAACTACAACACCCTTTAGCATTGTACCAGTCTTGATGATACTCATATCTACAGCTAGGCAGTTTAGATGCTATGTATGGATGTGAGAGTGCCACAGTAGTGCTATAACCATGTTCAGTCTCAGTAAATATTTTAATTCCATGTAAGAGTATTACCTGTAcaggtataaaaaaacaacaacagcaaaggtGAAGTTCAGTACtgcattttttctatatttgtgttgtgtcaTTATTTTGCAATGCAGATTAAACTACTTTATATCAATGGAAAATTTTATTACCGCTGTAATGTGAGTTATCCATGATGTATTCAACAACCTGAATGTGAATGGCTGATGTGAATGTCcaacaaaaaatttgaaataaaataaataattctctTATTTGTACCTTCCATACACTGGCCTTCCTGACTAACAAAGTCAGATTTCAAATTTTAATCACAATTACAAATCACAACCGAAAACTATGAAGCATATTAAAAAACATTACTTTTAGAATGTCGACCTCAAGAAGTCTCAAAATCATTAAACACAGTAGTGTCATTAAGGTCAATTCAATCAAGAACAGACAGTGCAATTGGAACCAAGTAACCAAAAAGTGAGTAGTCATTCAAAAGTGGATTCACTTACAGTTGAGCAAAATGATTCACGGCAGAAAAACATGCAGTAAGtagattcagtaaaaaaaaaaaaaaaaaaaaaaaaaaaaaaaataataataataataataataataataataataataataataataataataataataataataataataataataataataataataataataataataataataataataataacaacaataacaaaataataaaaataataaaaataataaaaataataataataataataataataataacaataataacaataataacaataataacaataataacaataataacaataataacaataacaataatgataatgattgataatgataatgataatgataatgataatgataatgataatgataatgatcatcatcatcatcatcatcatcatcatcatcatcatcatcatcatcatcatcatcatcatcatcatcatcatcatcatcatcatcatcatcattattattatttattattattactattactgttattatcattatttaagaaaatgaaaaaaataaaaaatttatatatatatatatatctatatatagtgcccacacatatatgtttatatatatatatatatatatatatatatatatatatatattaatatatatatataatatatatatatataatattatatatattatatatatatatatatatatatatatgatatatatatatatatattatatatatatatatatatatatatatctatatatatatatattatatatctattatatatatacatatcatattatatatatatgtatatatatgggaccgcggtggccgaagggttagagcgtcggactcaagactgtcacgacggcaatctgagttcaagggttcgagtcaccgaccgccgcgttgtttcccttgggcaaggaacttcacctcgattgcctgcctagccactaggtggccaagccagctcaagtcagtgccgggtaaatagagatggtgactcgataaaaacaccgggcggaaggcaatggcaaaccaccgctctaaattgctaagaaaaaaatcatggaggcccatgatcgtcaaggccgcggtggccgaatggttaagagcatcggactcaagactgtcacgacggcaatctgagttcaagggttcgagtcaccgaccgccacgttgttcccttgggcaaggaacttcaccttgattgcctacctagccactgggtggccaagccagcccaagtcaagtgctggtcccaagcccggataaatagagagaatgattacctaaaaaggtacaccaggcactctccgtggaaaggaactgggaaccctaccacgtactcactccaagagcatcacaacatgaaaactacaattaagtatcatgctgtgaccacggtggctcagacatgaacctaccgttaaaagaagaagaatatatatatatatatatatatatatatatatatatatatatatatatatatatatatatatatatataatatattatattatatatatatatatatatatatacatttatatatacatatatatttatatatatgcatatatatatatgcatatatatatatgcatactatatatatgcatatatatatatgcatatatatactgggtggccaagccagcccaagtcaagtgctggtcccaagcccggataaatagagagaatgattacctaaaaggtaccaccggcactctccgtggaaaggaactggggaccctaccacgtactcactccaagagcatcacaacatgaaaactacaattaagtatcatgctgtgaaccacggtggctcagacatgaacctaccgttaaagaagaagaatatatatatatatatatatatatatatatatatatatatatatatatattatatatatatatatatatatatattatatatatatatattatatatatatatatatacatatacatatacatatatatatatacatatacatata encodes the following:
- the LOC119574212 gene encoding uncharacterized protein LOC119574212 isoform X2 → MNKYIVGSAVLVTLLGLYVRQADALLCWECNSAFDPRCSEDNFDPYTLATVDCDQLELEHLQGMVATSCRKITQIIGDHQRTIRGCGWIEEQRDDCYSRTGTKDIVITYCHCNEDNCNSGHSVMASLGLATLLLVLTKIF